From a single Jatrophihabitans sp. genomic region:
- a CDS encoding holo-ACP synthase: MIIGVGIDVVPVARFDSASVRTKRLIERLFTPAERFTAHGVARTAESLAARFAAKEAVAKAMGSPGGMSWHDAEVVVEDNGRPRLVIAGTVARKAEELGIRSWHLSLSHDGGIASAVVIAEG; the protein is encoded by the coding sequence GTGATCATCGGGGTCGGCATCGACGTGGTGCCGGTCGCGCGGTTCGACTCGGCCAGCGTGCGCACCAAGCGGCTGATCGAGCGGCTGTTCACCCCGGCCGAGCGGTTCACCGCGCACGGAGTGGCCCGGACCGCGGAATCGCTGGCCGCCCGCTTCGCCGCGAAGGAGGCGGTCGCCAAGGCGATGGGCTCACCCGGCGGCATGTCCTGGCACGACGCCGAGGTGGTGGTCGAGGACAACGGACGGCCTCGCCTGGTCATCGCAGGCACCGTCGCCCGCAAGGCCGAGGAGCTCGGAATCCGCAGCTGGCACCTGTCGCTGTCCCATGACGGTGGGATCGCCTCGGCCGTCGTCATCGCGGAGGGCTGA
- the glmS gene encoding glutamine--fructose-6-phosphate transaminase (isomerizing) codes for MCGIVGYVGPRSALEVVMQGLRRLEYRGYDSAGVAVISESGELRTAKKAGRIENLDAELALAAGQSDDADGPMAGHTGVGHTRWATHGAPNDQNAHPHSDATHRIAVVHNGIIENFSELRSGLEFAGVELVSETDSETVAHLVAAELDAGAPGLAEAVRRVCCRLQGAFTLVLLDRDHPETVVGARRNSPLVLGLGEGENFLGSDVAAFISYTKEAVELGQDQLVEISREGYRIIDFDGVGVEGKPFTIDWDLAAAEKGGYDYFMLKEIQEQPTAVADTLRAHYLDGRIALDEQRLDSSVLREVDKVFVVACGSAYHAGLIAKHAIEHWTRIPVEVEMASEFRYRDPVLDQQTLVVAISQSGETADTLEAVRHAKEQRATVLAICNTNGAQIPREADAVLYTHAGPEIGVAATKTFSAQVTAVLILGLALAEARGTKYGDEIAAEYEALQAMPALITETLTVIEPVRVLAREIADSKAVLFLGRHVGYPVALEGALKLKELAYMHAEGFPAGELKHGPIALIEPGLPVVVVMPSPVGRPLLHQKMLSNIAEISARGARTIVLAEQGDLMAAKHAAHLIELPVAPTLLSPLLTTIPLQVLAAEIAQSRGFDVDKPRNLAKSVTVE; via the coding sequence ATGTGCGGCATCGTTGGTTACGTCGGTCCCAGGTCTGCCCTCGAGGTGGTGATGCAGGGGCTGCGCAGGCTGGAGTACCGCGGTTACGACTCCGCCGGTGTGGCGGTGATCAGCGAGTCCGGTGAGCTGAGAACGGCCAAGAAAGCCGGCCGGATCGAGAACCTGGACGCCGAGTTGGCCTTGGCCGCCGGCCAGTCCGATGACGCCGACGGCCCGATGGCCGGGCACACCGGAGTCGGGCACACCCGCTGGGCGACCCATGGGGCGCCCAATGACCAGAACGCCCACCCGCACTCCGACGCCACCCACCGGATCGCCGTGGTGCACAACGGGATCATCGAGAACTTCAGCGAGCTGCGCTCAGGGCTGGAGTTCGCCGGGGTGGAGCTGGTCTCCGAGACCGACTCCGAGACCGTCGCGCACCTGGTGGCCGCCGAGCTGGACGCCGGCGCGCCAGGCCTGGCCGAGGCCGTCCGACGGGTCTGCTGCCGGTTGCAGGGCGCCTTCACGCTGGTGCTGCTGGACCGGGACCACCCCGAGACAGTGGTCGGCGCCCGGCGCAACTCCCCGCTGGTGCTCGGGCTCGGCGAAGGCGAGAACTTTCTAGGCTCGGACGTGGCGGCCTTCATCAGCTACACCAAGGAGGCCGTGGAGCTCGGCCAGGACCAGCTGGTGGAGATCTCCCGCGAGGGTTACCGGATCATCGACTTCGACGGCGTGGGAGTCGAGGGCAAGCCGTTCACCATCGACTGGGACCTCGCCGCCGCCGAGAAGGGCGGCTACGACTACTTCATGCTCAAGGAGATCCAGGAGCAGCCGACCGCCGTCGCCGACACCTTGCGCGCGCACTACCTGGACGGCCGGATCGCCCTGGACGAGCAGCGCCTGGACAGCTCGGTGCTGCGTGAGGTCGACAAGGTCTTCGTGGTCGCCTGCGGCTCGGCCTACCACGCCGGCCTGATCGCCAAGCACGCCATCGAGCACTGGACCCGGATCCCGGTCGAGGTCGAGATGGCCTCGGAGTTCCGCTATCGGGACCCGGTGCTGGACCAGCAGACCCTGGTGGTGGCGATCAGCCAGTCCGGCGAGACCGCCGACACCCTGGAGGCGGTCCGCCACGCCAAGGAGCAGCGTGCCACCGTGCTGGCCATCTGCAACACCAACGGCGCGCAGATCCCGCGCGAGGCCGACGCGGTGCTCTACACCCATGCCGGCCCCGAGATCGGGGTGGCGGCCACCAAGACCTTCAGCGCCCAGGTGACCGCGGTGCTGATCCTCGGGCTGGCGCTGGCCGAGGCCCGGGGCACCAAGTACGGCGACGAGATCGCGGCCGAGTACGAGGCGCTGCAGGCGATGCCGGCGCTCATCACTGAGACCCTGACGGTGATCGAGCCGGTCCGGGTGCTGGCCCGTGAGATCGCCGACTCCAAGGCGGTGCTGTTCCTGGGCCGTCACGTCGGCTACCCGGTGGCCCTGGAGGGCGCGCTGAAGCTCAAGGAACTGGCCTACATGCACGCCGAGGGCTTTCCGGCCGGCGAGTTGAAGCACGGCCCGATCGCCCTGATCGAACCAGGCCTGCCGGTGGTGGTGGTGATGCCGTCTCCGGTCGGCCGGCCGTTGCTGCACCAGAAGATGCTGTCCAACATCGCCGAGATCTCCGCCCGCGGCGCCCGCACCATCGTGCTCGCCGAGCAGGGCGACCTGATGGCTGCCAAGCACGCCGCGCACCTGATCGAGCTGCCCGTCGCGCCCACCCTGCTGTCGCCGTTGCTGACGACGATCCCGCTGCAGGTCCTGGCGGCTGAGATCGCCCAAAGTCGAGGATTTGACGTCGACAAGCCGCGTAACCTCGCGAAGTCGGTCACCGTCGAATAG
- a CDS encoding NAD(P)/FAD-dependent oxidoreductase, which produces MSPAAQTSVDVLIVGAGPVGLFGAYYAGVRGLSTAILDSLPEPGGQITAMYPEKAIFDVAGFPAIRGRELVSNLVAQAAPFNPEYLLGEQAIGLERGEDFVVTTSSGRRVRSRSIIVTGGIGTFTPRPLPTGEDMLGRGVVHFVPDPDEYIGLDVVIVGGGDSAVDWALLLEPIAKSVALVHRRAAFRAHPHSVEVMQATSVRVITDAQVTAVLGDPVSEVQVSVDGQLSSLPCDRLVAALGFIANLGPLLEWGLEIQQKRHVVVDTTMASSVPGVYAAGDICEYPGKVRLIATGFGEVATAVNNAVRYMDPTASVFPGHLSDYAPPGTLGAPGTPTTVPG; this is translated from the coding sequence GTGAGCCCAGCTGCGCAGACCTCAGTCGACGTCCTTATCGTCGGAGCGGGCCCCGTCGGCCTCTTCGGCGCCTACTACGCCGGAGTCCGGGGGCTGTCGACCGCCATCCTGGATTCGCTGCCCGAGCCGGGCGGCCAGATCACCGCGATGTACCCGGAGAAGGCGATCTTCGACGTCGCCGGCTTCCCGGCCATCCGGGGGCGGGAACTGGTGTCGAACCTGGTCGCCCAGGCCGCGCCGTTCAACCCTGAGTACCTGCTCGGTGAGCAGGCCATCGGCCTGGAGCGCGGTGAGGACTTCGTCGTCACCACCTCCTCCGGCCGACGGGTGCGCTCGCGCTCGATCATCGTCACCGGCGGGATCGGCACCTTCACCCCCCGGCCGCTGCCCACCGGCGAGGACATGCTGGGCCGCGGGGTGGTGCACTTCGTGCCCGACCCCGATGAGTACATCGGCCTGGACGTGGTGATCGTCGGCGGCGGCGACTCGGCGGTGGACTGGGCGCTGCTGCTGGAGCCGATCGCCAAGTCGGTGGCCCTGGTGCACCGGCGAGCCGCCTTCCGGGCGCATCCGCACTCGGTCGAGGTCATGCAGGCCACGTCCGTCCGGGTGATCACCGACGCCCAGGTCACCGCGGTGCTCGGAGACCCGGTGAGCGAGGTGCAGGTCAGCGTCGACGGCCAGCTCAGCTCGCTGCCCTGTGACCGGCTGGTCGCCGCGCTCGGGTTCATCGCCAACCTGGGGCCGCTGCTGGAGTGGGGCCTGGAGATCCAGCAGAAGCGGCACGTCGTGGTGGACACCACCATGGCGTCCTCGGTGCCCGGGGTGTACGCCGCCGGCGACATCTGCGAGTACCCGGGCAAGGTGCGCCTGATAGCGACAGGATTCGGCGAGGTGGCCACCGCGGTCAACAACGCCGTCCGCTACATGGATCCGACGGCCTCGGTCTTCCCGGGCCACCTGTCCGACTACGCTCCGCCCGGCACGCTGGGTGCGCCGGGCACCCCGACCACCGTGCCCGGGTGA